From a region of the Pseudomonas fulva 12-X genome:
- a CDS encoding ABC transporter substrate-binding protein: MKTLPLRAALAALVLGAAGNLAAKPLVVCTEASPEGFDIVQYTTAVTADASAETVFNRLVDFKPGTTDIQPALAESWDISDDGLTYTFHLRKGVKFHTTDYFTPSREFNADDVLWSLNRQLDPKHPWHAKASVGYPYFESMAFRDLLKSVTKTDDHTVVITLNRPEAPFLRDMAMAFTSIYSAEYGDQLLKAGKTAELNSKPIGTGPFIFQRYNKDAQVRFKANPDYFRGKPPADPLIFAIATDNNTRLQKLRANECQVALYPKPDDVPSIKADANLKVDEIEAIVTGYIAMNTEHKYLSDVRVRQAINLAFDRQRHVEQLFGKGNALVAVNPYPPTLIGYNDDNRNPPRDLDKARALLKEAGVPEGTVITLFTRSGGGQTNPNPRLSAEMLQADLAEIGLKLDIRVMEWGEMLRRAKKGEADLVSAGWAGDNGDPDNFLTPMLSCDAAKTGENYARWCNPKFQDLISQARGVTDNDQRAGLYRQALAIYAEDQPWINVAHPKLFTAMRKNVEGYHISPLTNNNFATTQVK; the protein is encoded by the coding sequence ATGAAGACACTACCGCTACGCGCTGCCCTGGCCGCCCTGGTTCTCGGCGCCGCCGGAAATCTGGCCGCCAAACCGCTGGTGGTATGTACCGAGGCGAGCCCCGAGGGTTTCGACATCGTGCAGTACACCACTGCCGTGACCGCCGATGCCTCGGCCGAGACGGTGTTCAACCGCCTGGTCGACTTCAAGCCCGGCACCACGGACATTCAGCCGGCGCTGGCCGAAAGCTGGGACATCAGCGACGACGGCCTGACCTACACCTTTCATCTGCGCAAAGGGGTTAAATTCCACACCACCGATTACTTCACGCCGAGCCGCGAATTCAACGCCGACGACGTGCTGTGGAGCCTCAATCGCCAGCTCGACCCCAAGCACCCGTGGCACGCCAAGGCCAGCGTGGGCTACCCCTATTTCGAGAGCATGGCATTCCGCGACCTGCTCAAGTCGGTGACCAAGACCGACGACCACACCGTGGTCATCACCCTGAACCGCCCCGAAGCGCCGTTCCTGCGTGACATGGCCATGGCCTTCACCTCGATCTACTCCGCCGAGTACGGCGACCAGCTGCTCAAGGCCGGCAAGACCGCCGAGCTCAACAGCAAGCCGATCGGCACCGGGCCGTTCATCTTCCAGCGCTACAACAAGGACGCTCAGGTTCGCTTCAAGGCCAACCCCGATTACTTCCGCGGCAAGCCGCCGGCCGACCCGCTGATCTTCGCCATCGCCACCGACAACAACACCCGTCTGCAAAAGCTGCGCGCCAACGAGTGTCAGGTGGCGCTGTATCCCAAGCCTGACGACGTGCCGTCAATCAAGGCCGATGCCAACCTCAAGGTCGACGAGATCGAGGCCATCGTCACCGGCTATATCGCCATGAACACCGAGCACAAATACCTGAGCGACGTGCGCGTGCGCCAGGCGATCAACCTCGCCTTCGACCGCCAGCGCCACGTCGAGCAGCTGTTCGGCAAGGGCAACGCGCTGGTAGCGGTCAACCCGTACCCGCCGACCCTGATCGGCTACAACGACGACAATCGCAACCCGCCCCGCGACCTCGACAAGGCCCGCGCCCTGCTCAAGGAAGCCGGCGTGCCGGAAGGCACCGTGATCACCCTGTTCACCCGCAGCGGCGGCGGCCAGACCAACCCCAACCCGCGCCTGTCGGCGGAAATGCTCCAGGCCGACCTCGCCGAGATCGGCCTGAAGCTCGATATCCGGGTGATGGAATGGGGCGAGATGCTGCGCCGCGCCAAGAAGGGCGAGGCCGACCTGGTCTCCGCCGGCTGGGCCGGCGATAACGGCGACCCGGACAACTTCCTGACGCCCATGCTCAGTTGCGATGCGGCCAAAACAGGTGAGAACTATGCGCGCTGGTGCAATCCTAAGTTCCAGGACCTGATCAGCCAGGCCCGCGGGGTGACCGACAACGATCAACGTGCCGGCCTCTACCGCCAGGCTCTGGCGATCTACGCCGAGGATCAACCCTGGATCAACGTGGCCCACCCGAAACTGTTCACCGCCATGCGCAAGAACGTCGAGGGCTATCACATCAGCCCACTGACCAATAACAACTTCGCCACCACCCAGGTGAAGTAG
- a CDS encoding ABC transporter substrate-binding protein, protein MRMSLLCKALLTAGLLSSVSLAQASNLVYCSEGSPGGFDPGQYTTGTDFDAASETIFNRLAEFERGGTKAQPGLATSWDISDDGLTYTFHLREGVKFHTTDYFKPSREFNADDVLFTFNRMLDRNHPFRKAYPSEFPYFTDMGLDKNIAKIEKTDDHTVVFTLKEVDAAFVQNLAMNFAAIHSAEYAEQLLKAGKAAEINQKPIGTGPFVFSRYQKDAAIRYKGNKEYWNPDDVKIDNLIFSINTDASVRAQKLRAGECQITLNPRPADLKGLQADKNLNVPTAPGYNLGYIAYNVTRAPFDKLEVRQALDMAVNKKAIIDAVYQGAGQLAVNGMPPTQWSYDESIKDAPYNPEKAKELLKAAGVKEGTEITLWAMPVQRPYNPNARLMAEMLQADWAKVGVKARIVSYEWGEYIKRAHAGEHDAMLIGWTGDNGDPDNWLGTLYGCASVDGNNFSKWCNTEYDKLVVAAKRVTDQNERSELYKQAQVVLKREVPITPIAHSTVYQPMRTSVKGFQISPFGRNSFIGVSND, encoded by the coding sequence ATGCGCATGTCTCTCCTGTGCAAGGCTCTGCTCACGGCAGGTCTGCTCTCCAGTGTTTCGCTCGCCCAGGCCAGCAATCTGGTGTATTGCTCCGAAGGCAGCCCGGGTGGTTTCGACCCCGGCCAGTACACCACCGGTACTGACTTCGACGCGGCGTCGGAAACCATCTTCAACCGCCTGGCCGAGTTCGAGCGCGGCGGCACCAAGGCTCAGCCGGGCCTGGCGACTTCCTGGGACATCAGCGATGACGGCCTGACCTACACCTTCCACCTGCGCGAAGGGGTAAAGTTCCACACCACCGACTACTTCAAGCCGAGCCGCGAATTCAACGCCGACGACGTGCTGTTCACCTTCAACCGCATGCTCGATCGCAACCACCCGTTCCGCAAGGCGTACCCCAGCGAGTTCCCTTATTTCACCGATATGGGTCTGGACAAGAACATCGCCAAGATCGAGAAGACCGATGACCACACCGTGGTCTTCACCCTCAAGGAAGTGGACGCCGCATTCGTGCAGAACCTGGCGATGAACTTCGCCGCCATCCACTCCGCCGAGTATGCCGAGCAGTTGCTCAAGGCCGGCAAGGCCGCGGAAATCAACCAGAAGCCCATCGGCACCGGCCCGTTCGTGTTCAGCCGCTATCAGAAGGACGCGGCGATTCGCTACAAGGGCAACAAGGAATACTGGAACCCGGATGACGTGAAGATCGACAACCTGATCTTCTCGATCAACACCGACGCTTCGGTGCGCGCCCAGAAGCTGCGCGCCGGTGAATGCCAGATCACCCTGAACCCGCGCCCGGCCGACCTCAAGGGCCTGCAGGCGGACAAGAACCTCAATGTGCCGACCGCTCCGGGCTACAACCTGGGCTACATCGCCTACAACGTGACCCGCGCGCCGTTCGACAAGCTCGAAGTACGCCAGGCGCTGGACATGGCGGTGAACAAGAAAGCCATCATCGACGCCGTGTACCAGGGCGCCGGCCAGCTGGCCGTCAACGGCATGCCGCCGACCCAGTGGTCCTATGACGAGTCGATCAAGGACGCCCCCTACAACCCGGAAAAAGCCAAGGAACTGCTCAAGGCCGCCGGCGTGAAGGAAGGCACCGAAATCACCCTGTGGGCCATGCCCGTGCAGCGCCCGTACAACCCCAACGCGCGCCTGATGGCCGAGATGCTGCAGGCCGACTGGGCCAAGGTCGGCGTCAAGGCACGCATCGTCAGCTACGAGTGGGGCGAGTACATCAAGCGCGCCCACGCCGGCGAGCACGACGCCATGCTGATCGGCTGGACCGGCGACAATGGTGACCCCGACAACTGGCTCGGCACCCTGTACGGCTGCGCCTCGGTAGACGGCAACAACTTCTCCAAGTGGTGCAACACCGAGTACGACAAGCTGGTGGTGGCTGCCAAGCGCGTGACCGACCAGAACGAGCGCAGCGAGCTGTACAAGCAGGCTCAGGTGGTGCTCAAGCGTGAAGTGCCGATCACCCCGATCGCCCACTCCACCGTCTACCAGCCGATGCGCACCAGCGTGAAGGGCTTCCAGATCAGCCCGTTCGGGCGTAATAGCTTCATCGGTGTCAGCAACGACTGA
- a CDS encoding M24 family metallopeptidase — MTLGVGGSTPEQALARLQDMTAGAQPIGETEYRARIARAQTLMREQGIDALFVAAGSNLQYFTGVKWNPSERMVGAILPASGEVEYLAPAFEEGTVLDFQEVPGTINTWEEHESPYALLLRCLRRLGVTPNDGAPPQVGLCSSLPFFMFEGIRKLTSGYCFVDAGSVTALCRQRKSAAEIALMQRAKDMTLEVHKAAASILHEGITTTEVAEFIRQAHRKVGAPGSIFCIVLFGPASAFPHGVKHAQTLKDGDMVLIDTGCQVHSYLSDITRSYVFGTPSERQREFWNKEKAAQQAAFEAAVLGAPCASVDAAARRSLEAAGLGPAYKLPGLPHRTGHGIGLDIHEGPYLVGGDDTPLAEGMCFSNEPMICVPGEFGIRLEDHFYMTAEGPRWFTQPSHSVDDPFGLNA, encoded by the coding sequence ATGACACTGGGAGTGGGCGGTAGCACGCCGGAGCAGGCCTTGGCGCGCCTGCAGGACATGACGGCCGGCGCGCAGCCGATCGGTGAAACGGAGTACCGGGCACGCATCGCCAGGGCCCAGACGCTGATGCGCGAGCAGGGCATAGACGCGCTGTTCGTGGCCGCCGGCAGCAACCTGCAGTACTTCACCGGAGTGAAGTGGAACCCCAGCGAGCGCATGGTCGGCGCCATCCTGCCGGCCAGCGGCGAGGTGGAGTACCTGGCGCCGGCGTTCGAAGAAGGCACGGTGCTCGACTTCCAGGAGGTGCCGGGCACCATCAACACCTGGGAAGAGCACGAAAGCCCCTACGCGCTGCTGCTGCGCTGCCTGCGTCGCCTTGGCGTGACGCCCAACGATGGTGCGCCGCCTCAGGTAGGTCTTTGTTCTTCCTTGCCTTTTTTCATGTTCGAGGGCATTCGCAAGCTGACCAGCGGTTACTGTTTCGTCGACGCCGGGTCGGTCACCGCCTTGTGCCGGCAGCGCAAGTCGGCTGCCGAAATCGCCCTGATGCAGCGCGCCAAGGACATGACCCTGGAAGTGCACAAGGCCGCGGCGAGCATCCTTCACGAAGGCATTACCACCACTGAAGTTGCCGAGTTCATCCGCCAGGCGCACCGCAAGGTCGGCGCGCCGGGCTCGATCTTCTGCATCGTGCTGTTCGGCCCGGCCAGCGCCTTCCCCCATGGCGTCAAGCATGCGCAGACCCTGAAAGACGGCGACATGGTGCTGATCGATACCGGCTGCCAGGTGCACAGCTACCTGTCGGACATCACCCGCAGCTACGTCTTCGGCACGCCGAGCGAGCGCCAGCGCGAGTTCTGGAACAAGGAGAAGGCCGCCCAACAGGCTGCCTTCGAAGCCGCCGTGCTCGGTGCGCCCTGTGCCAGCGTCGACGCCGCCGCCCGCCGCAGCCTGGAAGCCGCCGGCCTGGGCCCGGCCTACAAGCTGCCGGGCCTGCCGCACCGCACCGGCCACGGCATCGGCCTGGATATCCACGAAGGTCCGTACCTGGTCGGTGGCGACGACACGCCACTGGCCGAAGGCATGTGCTTCAGCAACGAGCCGATGATCTGCGTGCCGGGCGAATTCGGCATCCGTCTGGAGGATCATTTCTACATGACCGCCGAAGGCCCGCGCTGGTTTACCCAGCCGAGCCACTCGGTGGATGACCCGTTCGGGTTGAATGCCTGA
- a CDS encoding helix-turn-helix domain-containing protein codes for MTADRIGERLRRYRRAAGKTLNQVAADAGLTASFLSQAERNLTGVSISSLASIAKSLNVPLNALFDQPVQAQPDSHVNERVRYTVGGQLLTYERLSSSFPGNSINAVKMNIPVGYESELIAHEGVEFSYVLAGHIVYTIEGRDYPLGPGDSVHFDAGKLHRLINAADEPAEVLTMTTMELFGDSPAQE; via the coding sequence ATGACCGCAGATCGCATCGGCGAACGCCTGCGCCGCTACCGGCGGGCCGCCGGCAAGACCCTCAACCAGGTGGCCGCCGACGCCGGCCTGACCGCCAGCTTCCTGTCCCAGGCCGAACGCAACCTCACGGGCGTGTCGATCTCGTCCCTGGCGAGCATTGCCAAGTCCCTGAACGTGCCGCTCAACGCCCTGTTCGACCAACCCGTGCAGGCGCAGCCGGACTCCCACGTCAACGAACGCGTGCGCTACACGGTCGGCGGCCAGCTCCTGACCTACGAGCGGCTGTCGAGCTCGTTTCCCGGCAACTCGATCAACGCCGTGAAGATGAACATCCCGGTGGGTTACGAATCGGAGCTGATCGCCCACGAGGGCGTGGAGTTCTCCTACGTGCTCGCCGGGCATATCGTCTACACCATCGAGGGCCGCGACTATCCGCTCGGCCCTGGCGACTCGGTGCACTTCGATGCCGGCAAGCTGCACCGGCTGATCAACGCCGCCGACGAGCCCGCCGAAGTGCTCACCATGACCACCATGGAGTTGTTCGGCGATAGCCCAGCGCAAGAGTGA